From a region of the Pseudomonadaceae bacterium SI-3 genome:
- a CDS encoding regulatory protein NosR yields MTSRFSFAAGTRGAWGLGFVLLLALMLSVSTVQGKDYEVEQQRIEQFFPGASVSAAEGDYQVRTLSKDDEVLGYAFQTINVVDIPAYSGKPINMQVLLDPQGVIVDAYVLEHHEPILLVGIPIEKLHAFTAKYEGIKVDQRVVVGHSSDEKAVTIDAVTGATVTVMVVNETVMRAARDVAVSLGLVEDKVGAAQKPATVREDYYEPANWSELTGNGAIRRLHLTKGDIDQAFKGTEAEGIDEASPEEVDETFIDLYATHLNPPTIGRALLGDAHYADLMEELKPGEHAVAVMASGEYSFKGSGYVRGGIFDRVQLRQFGNVISFRDMDFQRLDDVYAEGMPDFSEMAVFIVREHSAFDPGSPWTLELLVRRQTGPISGMFTSFELPYEMPEQYIERPQPTAEELAAAEEANRPMWVTIWYQQSFQIGVILAALLVLTVILFMQDKLTQHPNFLKKLRHGYLIFTVVFIGWYALGQLSVVNVLTFVHALVQDFRWELFLTDPVIFILWVFTAASILLWGRGVFCGWLCPFGALQELINEAARKLKIRQYEVPFAVHERLWAIKYIVLLVLFGISLESMTMAEKAAEVEPFKTAITLKFDRQWWFVAYAVALLAINIFTRKVYCRYVCPLGAGLAITGRFRLFDWLKRRKECGNPCQVCANECEVQAIHPDGHINHNECHYCLDCQMTYHNENKCPPLIVKNKRAKRGKKAPAGPTLIPVVQVVDPQSGTPDRERSQPIV; encoded by the coding sequence ATGACTTCCCGTTTCTCTTTCGCAGCTGGCACCAGAGGCGCATGGGGGCTCGGCTTTGTCCTGCTGCTGGCGCTGATGCTCAGTGTCTCCACCGTGCAGGGCAAGGACTACGAGGTCGAGCAGCAGCGCATCGAGCAATTCTTCCCAGGCGCCAGCGTTTCGGCTGCCGAAGGCGACTATCAGGTCCGCACCCTCTCGAAGGATGACGAGGTGCTGGGTTATGCCTTCCAGACCATCAACGTAGTCGATATTCCGGCCTACTCAGGCAAACCGATCAATATGCAGGTGCTGCTTGATCCTCAGGGTGTGATCGTCGATGCCTATGTGCTCGAGCATCATGAGCCGATCCTGCTGGTCGGCATTCCGATCGAGAAGCTTCACGCATTCACGGCCAAGTACGAGGGTATCAAGGTCGACCAGCGGGTCGTGGTCGGCCACTCCAGTGACGAGAAGGCAGTCACCATCGATGCGGTCACTGGCGCCACTGTCACTGTCATGGTGGTCAATGAAACCGTCATGCGCGCCGCCCGCGATGTTGCCGTGTCGCTTGGGCTGGTGGAGGACAAAGTCGGTGCGGCGCAAAAGCCGGCTACCGTCCGCGAGGATTATTACGAGCCCGCCAACTGGAGCGAACTGACCGGTAATGGCGCGATTCGCCGCTTGCATCTGACCAAGGGCGACATCGATCAGGCGTTCAAAGGCACCGAAGCCGAGGGCATCGACGAGGCGTCACCGGAAGAGGTCGACGAGACTTTCATCGACCTCTACGCCACCCACCTGAACCCGCCCACCATCGGCCGGGCCCTGCTTGGCGACGCTCACTACGCCGACCTGATGGAGGAGCTCAAGCCAGGCGAGCACGCTGTCGCGGTCATGGCCAGCGGCGAATACTCCTTCAAGGGTTCGGGCTATGTGCGCGGCGGCATCTTCGATCGGGTGCAGCTGCGCCAGTTCGGCAACGTCATCAGCTTTCGCGACATGGACTTCCAGCGCCTCGACGACGTGTATGCCGAAGGCATGCCGGATTTCAGCGAAATGGCGGTGTTCATCGTCCGTGAGCATTCTGCGTTTGATCCCGGTTCGCCGTGGACACTGGAGTTGCTGGTGCGCCGCCAGACCGGCCCGATCAGTGGCATGTTCACCAGCTTCGAACTGCCGTACGAGATGCCCGAGCAGTACATCGAGCGCCCGCAACCAACCGCCGAGGAACTGGCTGCGGCCGAGGAGGCCAACCGGCCGATGTGGGTCACCATCTGGTACCAGCAGAGCTTCCAAATTGGCGTGATCCTGGCCGCGCTGCTTGTGCTGACCGTCATCCTCTTCATGCAGGACAAACTCACCCAGCACCCCAACTTCTTGAAAAAGCTGCGCCACGGCTACCTGATCTTCACCGTGGTGTTCATCGGCTGGTATGCCCTGGGGCAGCTGTCGGTGGTCAACGTGCTGACCTTCGTGCACGCCCTGGTGCAGGACTTCCGCTGGGAGCTGTTCCTTACCGATCCGGTGATCTTCATCCTCTGGGTCTTCACCGCCGCCAGCATTTTGCTCTGGGGCCGTGGAGTCTTCTGCGGCTGGCTGTGCCCCTTCGGGGCGTTGCAGGAGCTGATCAACGAGGCTGCTCGCAAACTCAAGATCCGTCAGTACGAGGTGCCCTTCGCGGTGCATGAGCGGCTCTGGGCGATCAAGTACATCGTGCTGCTGGTTCTGTTCGGCATCTCGCTGGAGTCGATGACGATGGCCGAGAAGGCCGCCGAGGTGGAGCCGTTCAAGACCGCCATCACCCTCAAGTTCGACCGCCAATGGTGGTTCGTCGCCTACGCCGTGGCCCTGCTGGCAATCAACATCTTCACCCGCAAGGTGTACTGCCGCTACGTCTGCCCGCTGGGCGCGGGGCTGGCGATCACTGGCCGCTTCCGCCTGTTCGACTGGCTCAAGCGGCGCAAGGAGTGCGGCAACCCCTGTCAGGTCTGTGCCAACGAATGTGAAGTCCAGGCGATTCATCCGGACGGGCACATCAATCACAACGAGTGCCACTACTGCCTCGATTGCCAGATGACCTATCACAACGAAAACAAGTGCCCGCCGCTGATCGTGAAGAACAAGCGCGCCAAGCGCGGCAAGAAAGCCCCGGCCGGCCCAACGCTGATTCCCGTAGTGCAAGTGGTAGACCCGCAGAGCGGCACGCCTGATCGCGAACGCTCGCAACCGATCGTTTGA
- a CDS encoding nitrous-oxide reductase: protein MSDKSKNTPETLEKSGFSRRGFLGASALTGAAVAATAFGGAVMSRETWAAAVKDAQQKIHVAPGELDDYYGFWSGGHQGEVRVVGVPSMRELMRIPVFNVDSATGWGLTNESRHIMGESAKFLNGDCHHPHISMTDGKYDGKYLFINDKANSRVARIRLDIMKCDKMLTVPNVQAIHGLRLQKVPHTKYVFANAEFVIPHPNDGSNFDLQAESAYTMFNVIDAEKMEMAFQVIVDGNLDNTDADYTGKYAASTCYNSEKATDLGGMMRNERDWVVVYNIPRIEAAIKAGKFSTVGDSKVPVVDGRAGSEFTRYIPVPKNPHGCNTSSDGKYFIAAGKLSPTVTMIEIAKLDDLFDDKLKDPRDVVAAEPELGLGPLHTTFDGRGNAYTTLFIDSQVVKWNMAEAVRAYNGEKVNYIKQKLDVQYQPGHLHASLTETSEADGKWLVALCKFSKDRFLPTGPLHPENDQLIDISGDEMKLVHDGPTYAEPHDCILARRDQIKPQKIWKRDDPFFAPTVERAKKDGINLETDNKVIRDGNKVRVYMTSMAPTYGMTEFTVKQGDEVTVTITNIDQIEDVSHGFVMTNHGASMEISPQQTASITFTADKPGLHWYYCSWFCHALHMEMVGRMLVEPA from the coding sequence ATGAGCGACAAGAGCAAGAACACCCCCGAAACGCTGGAAAAGAGTGGCTTTAGCCGCCGTGGCTTCCTGGGCGCCAGTGCCCTGACCGGCGCCGCCGTGGCAGCGACCGCATTCGGCGGCGCAGTCATGAGCCGTGAGACCTGGGCCGCAGCGGTCAAGGACGCACAACAGAAAATCCACGTCGCACCGGGCGAACTGGACGACTACTACGGTTTCTGGAGCGGCGGTCACCAGGGCGAAGTGCGCGTGGTGGGCGTACCCTCGATGCGCGAGCTGATGCGCATCCCGGTATTCAACGTCGATTCCGCCACCGGTTGGGGCCTGACCAACGAAAGCCGCCACATCATGGGCGAGAGCGCCAAGTTCCTGAACGGCGACTGCCACCATCCGCATATCTCGATGACCGACGGCAAGTACGACGGCAAGTACCTGTTCATCAACGACAAGGCCAACAGCCGCGTCGCGCGTATCCGCCTCGACATCATGAAGTGCGACAAGATGCTGACCGTGCCGAACGTACAGGCCATCCACGGCCTGCGTCTGCAGAAGGTGCCGCACACCAAGTACGTGTTCGCCAACGCCGAGTTCGTCATTCCGCACCCCAATGACGGCAGCAACTTCGACCTGCAGGCCGAAAGCGCTTACACCATGTTCAACGTCATCGATGCCGAGAAGATGGAAATGGCCTTTCAGGTCATCGTCGACGGCAACCTGGACAACACCGACGCCGACTACACCGGCAAGTACGCCGCCTCCACCTGCTATAACTCGGAGAAAGCCACCGACCTGGGCGGCATGATGCGCAACGAGCGCGACTGGGTGGTGGTGTACAACATCCCGCGCATCGAGGCGGCGATCAAAGCCGGCAAGTTCAGCACCGTCGGCGACTCGAAAGTGCCGGTGGTCGATGGCCGCGCCGGTTCGGAATTCACCCGCTACATCCCGGTGCCGAAGAACCCGCACGGCTGCAACACCTCGTCCGACGGCAAGTACTTCATCGCCGCCGGCAAGCTGTCGCCAACGGTCACCATGATCGAAATCGCCAAGCTCGATGATCTGTTCGACGACAAGCTAAAGGACCCGCGCGACGTGGTCGCCGCTGAGCCGGAACTGGGTCTCGGCCCGCTGCACACCACCTTCGACGGTCGCGGCAATGCCTACACCACGCTGTTCATCGACAGCCAGGTGGTGAAGTGGAACATGGCCGAAGCGGTACGCGCCTACAACGGCGAGAAGGTCAACTACATCAAGCAAAAACTCGACGTGCAATATCAGCCGGGCCACCTGCATGCTTCACTGACCGAAACCAGTGAGGCCGATGGCAAGTGGCTGGTGGCACTGTGCAAGTTCTCCAAGGACCGCTTCCTGCCGACCGGCCCGCTGCACCCGGAAAACGACCAGTTGATCGACATCTCCGGTGACGAAATGAAGCTGGTGCACGACGGCCCGACCTACGCCGAGCCGCACGATTGCATCCTCGCGCGTCGTGACCAGATCAAGCCGCAGAAGATCTGGAAGCGTGACGACCCATTCTTCGCACCGACGGTTGAGCGGGCGAAGAAGGACGGCATCAACCTGGAAACCGACAACAAGGTGATCCGCGACGGCAACAAGGTGCGGGTGTACATGACCTCGATGGCACCGACCTATGGCATGACCGAGTTCACGGTCAAGCAGGGCGACGAAGTCACCGTAACCATCACCAACATCGACCAGATCGAAGACGTGTCCCACGGGTTCGTCATGACCAACCACGGCGCGAGCATGGAGATCAGCCCGCAGCAGACCGCGTCCATCACTTTTACGGCCGACAAGCCCGGCCTGCATTGGTACTACTGCAGCTGGTTCTGCCACGCGCTGCACATGGAAATGGTCGGCCGTATGTTGGTCGAGCCGGCGTAA
- a CDS encoding copper-binding protein gives MLRSQAISRFQPLAALLLALFCGVAVAAPQPISALPLQAEGGNRWRLPAGEYTGQFSIDQPMQLRCEPGAVLQAQGEGNGLLIEASDVTVEGCTLLDWGRDLTAMNAAIFIQPKAQRVVIRDNQLRGPGFGIWVDGSKDVSLIGNQIEGDTSIRSQDRGNGIHLYAVSGARIIDNQVRNTRDGIYIDTSNGNHIEGNVLEDLRYGVHYMFANDNSVIGNVTRRTRTGYALMQSRKLEVIGNRSEGDENYGILMNYITYSTIRDNVVSDVRSGSTGDSMISGAEGKALFIYNSLFNTIAGNRFEKSALGIHLTAGSEDNRISGNAFIDNQQQVKYVATRTQEWSIDGRGNYWSDYLGWDRNDDGLGDVAYEPNDNVDRLLWLYPQVRLLMNSPSIEVLRWVQRAFPVIKSPGVQDSHPLMKPPTDPLMSKTQEPTP, from the coding sequence GTGCTCAGATCTCAGGCGATATCAAGGTTTCAACCGCTGGCAGCGCTGCTGCTGGCCCTGTTCTGCGGGGTGGCCGTGGCGGCCCCGCAACCTATTTCAGCCCTGCCGCTCCAGGCGGAAGGGGGCAACCGCTGGCGCTTACCGGCCGGCGAATACACCGGTCAATTCAGCATCGACCAGCCCATGCAGCTGCGCTGCGAGCCTGGCGCCGTGTTGCAGGCGCAGGGCGAGGGCAACGGCCTGTTGATCGAGGCGTCCGATGTCACCGTCGAAGGCTGCACATTGCTTGACTGGGGCCGCGATCTGACCGCGATGAACGCCGCCATCTTCATCCAGCCAAAGGCGCAGCGCGTGGTGATCCGCGACAACCAGCTGCGTGGCCCCGGCTTCGGCATCTGGGTCGACGGCTCGAAAGACGTGAGCCTGATCGGCAACCAGATCGAAGGCGACACGAGCATTCGTTCCCAGGACCGCGGCAACGGCATTCACCTCTACGCCGTGAGCGGCGCGCGCATCATCGACAACCAGGTGCGTAACACCCGCGATGGCATCTACATCGATACTTCCAACGGCAATCACATCGAAGGCAACGTGCTGGAAGATCTGCGGTACGGGGTGCACTACATGTTCGCCAATGACAACAGCGTGATCGGCAACGTCACCCGTCGCACCCGTACCGGCTATGCGCTGATGCAGAGCCGCAAGCTGGAGGTCATCGGCAATCGCTCCGAGGGGGACGAGAACTACGGCATCCTGATGAACTACATCACCTATTCGACCATCCGCGACAACGTCGTCAGCGACGTGCGCAGTGGCTCGACCGGCGACAGCATGATCTCGGGCGCCGAGGGCAAGGCGCTGTTCATCTACAACTCCTTGTTCAACACCATCGCGGGCAACCGTTTCGAAAAAAGCGCGCTGGGCATCCACCTGACTGCGGGCTCGGAAGACAACCGCATCTCTGGTAACGCCTTCATCGACAATCAGCAGCAGGTCAAGTACGTGGCCACCCGCACCCAGGAATGGTCCATCGATGGCCGTGGCAACTACTGGAGCGATTACCTGGGCTGGGACCGCAACGATGATGGGCTGGGCGACGTCGCCTACGAGCCCAACGACAACGTCGATCGTCTGTTGTGGCTTTACCCGCAGGTGCGGCTGTTGATGAACAGCCCGAGCATCGAGGTGCTGCGCTGGGTTCAGCGGGCCTTCCCGGTCATCAAGTCGCCCGGCGTGCAGGACAGCCATCCGTTGATGAAGCCGCCAACCGATCCATTGATGAGCAAAACGCAGGAGCCAACGCCATGA
- a CDS encoding ABC transporter ATP-binding protein, with protein sequence MSAVEIQGVNQRYGSMTVLHDLNLTLGEGEVLGLFGHNGAGKTTSMKLILGLLTPSEGQVRVLGRAPHDPEVRRQLGYLPENVTFYPQLSGRETLRHFARLKGAAVKQVDELLEQVGLSHAAERRVKTYSKGMRQRLGLAQALLGEPRLLLLDEPTVGLDPIATGDLYELIDRMRQRGTSVILCSHVLPGVEAHINRAAILAKGQLQAVGSLAQLRVEAGLPVRIRASGIGDSAGWLQRWGDAGHSARSLGEHSVEVSAINGHKLPLLRELLGEGEPDDIEIHQPSLEDLYRYYMQRAGDVRAAEGTL encoded by the coding sequence ATGAGCGCTGTAGAGATCCAGGGCGTGAACCAGCGTTACGGCAGCATGACCGTGCTGCATGATCTGAACCTGACCCTCGGCGAGGGTGAGGTGCTGGGCCTGTTCGGCCACAACGGCGCCGGCAAGACCACCAGCATGAAACTGATTCTTGGCCTGCTCACGCCCAGCGAAGGGCAGGTGCGTGTGCTCGGTCGGGCGCCGCATGATCCCGAAGTCCGCCGCCAGCTGGGTTACCTGCCCGAGAACGTGACCTTCTATCCGCAGCTCAGTGGTCGCGAGACGCTGCGGCACTTCGCTCGGCTGAAAGGCGCAGCAGTGAAGCAGGTGGACGAACTGCTGGAACAGGTCGGGCTGTCTCACGCTGCCGAACGCCGGGTGAAGACCTATTCCAAGGGCATGCGCCAGCGTCTCGGCCTGGCTCAGGCGCTGCTTGGTGAGCCGCGTCTGCTGTTGCTCGACGAACCCACGGTGGGGCTCGATCCCATCGCAACCGGCGATCTCTATGAGCTGATCGACCGGATGCGCCAACGCGGCACCAGCGTCATTCTCTGCTCGCATGTGCTGCCCGGCGTCGAAGCGCATATCAATCGGGCGGCGATTCTGGCCAAAGGTCAGCTACAGGCAGTCGGCAGCCTGGCGCAGCTGCGCGTCGAGGCGGGGCTGCCGGTGCGCATTCGCGCCAGTGGCATCGGCGACAGCGCCGGCTGGTTGCAGCGTTGGGGAGACGCGGGCCATAGCGCACGTTCGCTGGGAGAACACAGCGTCGAGGTGTCGGCCATCAATGGCCACAAACTGCCGCTGCTGCGCGAATTGCTGGGCGAGGGCGAGCCGGACGACATCGAAATCCATCAGCCATCGCTCGAAGACCTGTATCGCTACTACATGCAGCGCGCCGGCGACGTCCGCGCGGCGGAGGGCACGTTATGA
- a CDS encoding NosL protein gives MNALYRASRVLITAAMVLGLAGCNEAEQSEQLLEPVAFHSSDECHVCGMVISDFPGPKGQAVEKGGVRKFCSTAEMLGWWLQPENRMLNAKLYVHDMGRSTWEHPDDKFLIDATSAYYVAGTSLKGAMGVVLATFADESAAKGLAAMHGGRVLRFEDIDQSVLQQTSDMSHDMPGHQQAHAGH, from the coding sequence ATGAATGCGCTATACAGAGCGTCACGCGTCCTGATCACCGCTGCGATGGTGCTGGGCCTGGCCGGTTGTAATGAGGCCGAGCAGAGCGAGCAGCTGCTCGAGCCGGTGGCCTTTCACAGCAGCGATGAATGCCATGTCTGCGGCATGGTGATCAGCGATTTCCCGGGGCCCAAGGGGCAGGCGGTAGAAAAGGGCGGGGTACGTAAATTCTGTTCCACCGCGGAGATGCTCGGCTGGTGGCTGCAACCGGAAAACCGCATGCTCAACGCCAAGCTCTACGTGCACGACATGGGCCGCTCCACCTGGGAGCACCCAGATGACAAATTCCTGATCGACGCCACCAGCGCCTACTATGTCGCGGGTACGTCGCTCAAGGGCGCCATGGGCGTGGTGCTGGCAACCTTTGCCGACGAGTCTGCGGCCAAGGGACTGGCGGCCATGCACGGCGGCCGCGTGCTGCGATTCGAGGACATCGACCAGTCGGTGCTTCAACAAACCTCCGACATGTCACACGACATGCCCGGTCATCAACAAGCTCACGCCGGTCACTAG
- a CDS encoding twin-arginine translocase subunit TatA, whose amino-acid sequence MGISIWQLLIVLLIVVMLFGTKRLRGLGTDLGGAISGFRKSMSDGESAAPGDTAKHELK is encoded by the coding sequence ATGGGTATCAGCATCTGGCAACTTCTGATCGTTCTGCTGATCGTGGTCATGCTGTTCGGCACCAAGCGCCTACGCGGTCTGGGCACGGATCTGGGTGGCGCGATCAGCGGCTTTCGCAAATCCATGAGCGACGGCGAAAGCGCAGCGCCGGGCGACACGGCCAAGCACGAACTCAAATAA
- a CDS encoding short-chain dehydrogenase, whose translation MQVIDRRKALSIPPVWRLAFRPFFLAGSLFALLAIPLWIAAWTGLWPGFQPTGGWLSWHRHEMLFGFAMAIVAGFLLTAGQTWTGQPGVSGNRLMALAVVWLLARLGWLFGLPLALLIPLDLLFMLGVTGLMARMLWVAKQKRNYPIIAVLGLMTAADVLVLCGIALGDDGLQRQGVLAGLWLVAALMAIIGGRVIPFFTQRGLGHTEAVKPWLWLDVALLVGTGLIAALYAAGVALQQNLGLGVLFLAIGAGHLLRLVRWYDSGIWRVPLLWSLHLAMLWLVIAATGLALWNFGLLDSSSSSLHALSVGSMSGLILAMIARVTLGHTGRPLQLPSGIVSAFVLFNLGAASRVFLVTEWPLTGLWLAAICWTLAFALYAWRYAPMLVTARVDGHPG comes from the coding sequence GTGCAAGTTATCGATCGGCGAAAAGCCTTGAGTATCCCGCCCGTATGGCGGCTCGCCTTTCGCCCGTTTTTTCTCGCCGGCAGCCTCTTCGCGCTGCTCGCTATTCCCTTGTGGATCGCTGCGTGGACTGGCCTCTGGCCGGGCTTCCAGCCAACCGGCGGCTGGTTGTCCTGGCACCGCCACGAAATGCTGTTCGGCTTTGCCATGGCTATCGTTGCCGGCTTTCTGCTCACGGCAGGGCAGACCTGGACCGGTCAGCCTGGCGTATCGGGCAACAGGCTGATGGCGCTGGCCGTAGTCTGGCTGCTGGCGCGTCTCGGCTGGTTGTTCGGGCTGCCGTTGGCGCTGCTGATTCCGCTCGATCTGCTGTTCATGTTGGGTGTAACCGGGCTGATGGCGCGCATGCTCTGGGTGGCCAAGCAGAAGCGCAACTACCCGATCATCGCCGTGCTCGGCCTGATGACGGCCGCCGATGTGCTGGTGCTCTGTGGCATCGCGCTCGGCGATGACGGTTTGCAGCGCCAGGGCGTTCTCGCTGGGCTTTGGCTTGTGGCGGCGCTGATGGCCATCATCGGCGGACGCGTGATTCCTTTCTTCACCCAACGCGGCCTCGGTCACACCGAAGCGGTTAAGCCGTGGCTCTGGCTGGACGTGGCGCTGCTGGTGGGCACCGGTCTGATCGCTGCGCTATACGCCGCCGGCGTTGCCTTGCAACAGAACCTCGGGCTCGGCGTGCTGTTTCTCGCCATTGGCGCCGGGCACCTGCTGCGGCTGGTGCGCTGGTATGACAGTGGCATCTGGCGCGTGCCGCTGTTGTGGTCGCTGCACCTGGCCATGCTCTGGCTGGTGATCGCCGCAACCGGGTTGGCGCTGTGGAATTTCGGTCTGCTGGACAGCTCCAGCTCGTCGCTGCATGCGCTGTCGGTCGGTTCCATGAGCGGCTTGATCCTGGCGATGATTGCTCGCGTCACGCTCGGGCATACCGGCCGGCCGTTACAGCTGCCGTCCGGCATCGTCAGCGCCTTCGTATTGTTCAACCTCGGTGCGGCCTCGCGGGTGTTTCTGGTTACCGAATGGCCACTGACTGGCCTGTGGCTTGCCGCGATCTGCTGGACCCTGGCGT